In Pseudobdellovibrio exovorus JSS, the genomic stretch GCCAAACTCTGCGGCAAAATGCGTCGCTTTAATATCCGTATCGTTGTGGGTGATAGAGTCAGTGTTGGAGTTTCTCCATATGACCCAACCCACGGTCTAATCATGTACCGTCATAAGTAAAAACAGTTTCTACCTTATGACGTATCCCAACCCAGAACAAAAATGAAAATCTAGAGGATTACAAAATGGAACAAGCTCTTCA encodes the following:
- the infA gene encoding translation initiation factor IF-1, which produces MSKEDLAQFDGKVVDALAGGIYKVELEANKVVISAKLCGKMRRFNIRIVVGDRVSVGVSPYDPTHGLIMYRHK